From the Gadus chalcogrammus isolate NIFS_2021 chromosome 18, NIFS_Gcha_1.0, whole genome shotgun sequence genome, the window CTGTATCAAATGCTGGAAAACAGTTCTGCCttaataacaatataataacaacaacaaactctACCTATAGAGTGAACTCTGACTTCATGCTTCCTCTTAACTGATGTAGGCCTGTATATAATTATTAAAATACGACCATCAGCTGCAAATTATCCCTTGGCCCCAACATGCAGACACATCCCATAAAACAAAATCCATCAACATGTTCGGGATGATGGCAGCAGTTCGGCAGGTCGTTACAGTGGATTGAGTCGTTGAAACACAAGCGATAGATAGCAGTAGAGCGACTTACCTTTGCCATGGTGACTGTGTTTGGTTGTTCAGACCAGGACCCGGGCTCTTTATAGACCTCCGTGGGATCAAGGGGCTTTGTGGAGCGTTAGGCTGTGTGGTGTCAGCACTATGGTTTCAATAGCCGGGCCCAGCACCATAGGACTGGTGAGGGCAGCAGGCAGAGGCATTGTCTCGGTCAAATCTCTTGTCTGTCCATTGAAAATGGTGTCCAGTTGCACTTTTACACGGGCTACAATAGTGAGGGACAACTCTACCGCCTATTGCCTGCCTGGCTTTATCAATGTTGGAATTAATGTCAGAAATTAATGAGGATTTGTGATCACAGCAAAGCCAATGAGAGTATGATGTACATGTATCTGACGGTTGTTTCTGTTGGTGTCAAACAAGGCATTTAACACAATACTGAGGTCATTAAGACTATCCTGTATCTTGCTATGGTGAACCGTTTTTTCGAAATGACTACATTGTTGTAAATAGTATATTCACTGTCCAATAAGATCCTGATGCCAATGATCCTGATCAGTGGCTATCAGTACTTTAGCTTCAGTGGAAAAACTCAAGTAACCCTTCGCCTTCGCTGTTAATCACAGAAAAGACAACGCAAACGCTTTTCAGTTTGAAAACAAAAAAGGTTCATCTTTTATTGTGAAACAGTTACacgctgctcctcatcctcctgaaGGAGCCGATCATGGGGTTGTGGCAGCCCCAGTCGCTGCAGGCCCTGTACTCGCCGGGGCGCATGAAGTACTGGCGGCCCCTGTAGTTGGGGTGCTCGTAGAAGATCCAGTAGCCCTCCATGATGTGGCAGGAGAAGATGTCGTGGTGGTGGTAGCGGTCGTACACGTTGGGGCAGTCCTCCATGAACTCCATCATCGGGCCCATCATCTCAGGCCTGTTGTACACCCTCATCCTGTAGGAGCCCCTGTACTGCGGGGccgacgggggagagagggggttagggttaatggaGCAGCAGGAGCCTGTACCgcagattaaatcaaatatttggtTCAGGGATCATTATGAAAGGAATGCCTTAGTTTTCTTGGCTGCTTGTCAGATAGAGCAAGCACATTTAAGGCACTTCGACCCGCTCACTTGTAGCGTTTGCTAATAGTCATGACGTTTTACAGACTCAATTATATTTTGGTTAACATGGGAAATAGTCGTTAGATGTGAATCTCTCACAGAGCTGTTATCTTCAGAATGTATATTTGCTTTTCCTCTGGGAGCAAGAGGGTTAATGTGACATTAGAGATCAGgagtggagatagagagaggaggagaggccttTAGCGAGTGGAGGactaaaggaggaggaggaggaagaggaggaggagtaggggacttggaggaagaggaggaggagtaggggacttgaaggaggagaaggaggacgggGAGAGGCATCAAACGATGGACACATGTAAGCTTCGGTttgggacgtgtgtgtgtggagggaagggggaggggtcaTTTTGACGGGACTCACGGGGGGATACATCTGGCAGGAGCGGATGCAGTTGTTGTAGCccatccagctgtggtagtcggCGTACTCGCCCTGGTTCAGGATGTACTGGTAGCCCATGAAGTTGGGCTTCTCGTACCCGACCCAGTGGCCGCCGCTGACGCGGATGGAGTTGCAGCAGTTGAAGTGCTTGAAGGTGTCCATGCAATCGCTGTTGCACTCCCAGTGGCGGCCCTGGAAGTTGCGGCCCTCGTAGAAGatgatctgagagagagagagagagagagagagagagagagagagagagagagagagagagagagagagagagagagacagagggagagagagagagagagagagagagagagagagagagagagagagagagagagagagacagagggagagagagagagagagagagagagagagagagacagagggagagagagagtgagacagagggagagagagagtgagacagagggagagggagagagagagagagacagagggagagtgtcATTCATGTGGACATCAGTGCAGAGGTTTATTTGACTGCTTGCAGTTCTTGCTGGTGGACTCTAGGGGGTACTGTTCTCCCTGTAACACATCTAATAGTTAGTGTGTGTTCTGCTCGCTCATAATCAAATCCTGTACCTTCACAAACTAGATCTGCTGGGTTTATCCTGTGTTGGGATAAACCCAGCAGATCCCCCCTATTTTACGCCAGTAACCTAACTGCATAACCTCTCCCTAACCCATAACCCTCTCTCTATCACCATCGCTCtccctttttttatattttattaaccCTTTATCATCATTCTCCTCAATCCGTGACCCTCTCTCGACAGAAATCAACTCTCCCCTgaactatctctctcccttaagcccccctccctaacccctaactctctcgctcccttaaTCTATCCTGCCTTAACCATTTCTCCCTCTtgctaacccctaaccctatttCCCTTTGCTAGGCCCCATAGCTCCATGTCCCTAGCTCACGGCTAGCCCTCTGCTAAAGTGCTGGTGGCTGTAGGTGTGTCTGCTCGTACCTTGCCCATGGTTGCTTAGTTGGGGAGTCGGCGTGCTGTGATGCTAGGAGGCTTTCTGTACCCTTCTTATACCCCCGCGCCGCCACCGCCCCGTGGCTACGTCACAAACCACCACTCTTACCTTTTTACTGCCTATTGTCTCGCAGCCTATGGTTTGACTTGACTACAAACTGCTAGAGTTAACCTATAGaatacacaaccccccccccctaccgccacacacacacacacacacacacacacacacacacacacacacacacacgcacacacacacacacacacacacacacacacacacacacacacacacacacacacgcacacgcacacgcacacacacacacacacaacaacacacacacgggcctcATAGAGGTCACCATTCAGTATTTTGACGACACAGCCACCTTTCAGCCATGACCCTTTTGAAATGACACACGCACATCAGGCGAGTAGGTATGTGtgactaaaaacacacacacacacacacacacacacacacacacacacacacacacacacacacacacacacacacacacacacacacacagacagagttgcacacgcttgcacacatccgtgcgcacacacatgtgcacggcAAGGACAAAAGTGGCCAACCAtgacattttcttttaaaagGCTGAGCTATAGGTTGAGCGGGGCTGTGGTCAGCGTATAGCTCTATAGCAGGGCCACAGGGCTTTACCGTACCGCGGCACACTATACACGCTCAGAGCTTATCATCGCTGTACTTTAACAGGCTGCCTCGCATGAAACCTGGCCTTTATATGCTAATCAAAGTGCGTTCACTTAGTTGATGTTGTGTTCGGCTGTTGGATCAGGGTTCTCTCTGATGCTTTCTCtggcgtgtgtatgcgtgtgtgtgtgtgtgtgtgtgtgtgtgtgtgtgtgtgtatgtgtgtgagtgtgtacttcTGTTTGATACCGACACCATTAGACAGAACCATGCACTGAGGTTGATGTAATCGACTGCGATCTCGAACATTCCACTGCATCCATGGCCTCCAGTCGTACTGtgatctgtgtttgtgcgtgtgtgtgtgtgtgtgtgtgtgtgtgtgtgtgtgtgtgtaagtgtgtgtgtgtgtgtgtgtgtgtgtgtgtttgtgtgtgtctgtgtgtgtgtgcgtttgtgagttgcttggtgtgtgcgtgcatgcttctttgtgtttgtgtgtgcttgcgtgcgtccgcgcgtgtgtgtgtgtgtgtgtgtgtgtgtgcgtgtgcgtgtgtgcgtgtgtgtatcaaaAGGTGAACGGGGGCAGATGCTTGTTGGAGTCTGTGGATATAGTGATGGTTTGCTCTGCTGAGCATAGCCCTGAGCTGGGGGGTGTTGGGGTGAGACCAGAAagtatcacccccccccccccacccccacatcccATCATGTGTTCTGATCCCAAAACCCAGATGGTGCCAGAAAGGTCAGAACCCATCCAGTATTCTTTCATGGggatggagccccccccccccccccctcccccatacagcccccccctccagcgCCCCCATGCCCCCTCACTCCTCATTGTGCTCTCCTGTTTTTGCCGCTTCAACTCTggtttttaaaagaaaaagaaacaactgTTCTCACCTAACACAATAGCTACTGTTCTGTGGGGTTATAGagggatgtgagtgtgtgtgtgtcagttagtttgtctgtcagtatgtgtgtgtgtgtgtgtgtgtgtgtgtgtgtgtgtgtgcgtgtgcgtgtgtgtatttgtgtgtcagtgtatgtgtgtgtgtgtgtgtgtgtgtgcgtgtgtgtgtgtgtgtactgtgtgtgtgtgtgtgtgtgtgcgtgcgtgtgcgtgtgtgtgtgtgtgtgtgtgtgtgtgtgtgtgtgtgtgtgtgtgagtcggtaTATCATGTTGAGGAACCGCATTGATCAGGTTCTGTGGGTCTTTGATCGCCCTTCTCTCCTTGATACCCTCATCGTCTTCaatggggcttttattttggaggcTGTTTTTTCTTCCTCTATGACATAAATAGACCACTGGTAGCCCTTGATCTCCCCACTCCGTGTAATTATGGAAGATTATCACCCGGGACAGTTGTGgttcgggggtgggggggtgggggctgtttTTAGTTTTTCCCCAAATCAGAGTTTTGATCAGTGGAACAAGAGCAGTGGGTGTTGGTAACTCCCTCATCACATGCCTTGTATTGTACGCTGCAATGGCAGGGTAGCTAACTATGGTATTTCATTATGGGTTCATTGTTTAACTAACTACAATGCTATGAGTAAATGGCATTTAAATACAGAGTTAAATGTAAATATCGGTAT encodes:
- the LOC130371857 gene encoding beta-crystallin A3-like, which encodes MGKLSLSLSLSQIIFYEGRNFQGRHWECNSDCMDTFKHFNCCNSIRVSGGHWVGYEKPNFMGYQYILNQGEYADYHSWMGYNNCIRSCQMYPPYRGSYRMRVYNRPEMMGPMMEFMEDCPNVYDRYHHHDIFSCHIMEGYWIFYEHPNYRGRQYFMRPGEYRACSDWGCHNPMIGSFRRMRSSVFLFLQIIFYEDKNFQGRHYECSIDCSEMHSHVSRCNSIKVESGSWVAYEKSNYNGYQYQLNKGDYPDYQRWAGFNDCIRSCRMVPSYRGNFKIKVFERSDFMGQNMELSEDCPDLMERFHTRDISSLNVMEGYWMLHEHPNYRGRQYFLSPGEYRRYSEWGSSSPTFGSLRRFTEPI